One genomic region from Peromyscus eremicus chromosome 20, PerEre_H2_v1, whole genome shotgun sequence encodes:
- the Adm2 gene encoding protein ADM2, which yields MAQFLMVTVTFGCISLLYLLPGTQSGGLSRGLKLSRPRESTAKIPASGLQPGHSSLRPVVWKPHHAPQPQGRGNPTLAMVHLLQGAGSRHPGPQRHLEPRRPHAQLLRVGCVLGTCQVQNLSHRLWQLVRPSGRRDSAPVDPSSPHSYG from the exons ATGGCCCAGTTCCTGATGGTCACGGTAACCTTCGGTTGCATCAGCCTCCTCTACCTGCTCCCGGGCACGCAGTCTGGCGGCCTGAGCAGGGGACTGAAGCTTTCCAGACCCAG AGAATCCACAGCAAAGATTCCTGCCAGTGGCCTGCAGCCTGGACACTCTTCACTACGACCTGTAGTTTGGAAGCCTCATCATGCCCCCCAGCCACAGGGAAGGGGCAACCCGACCCTTGCTATGGTTCATCTGCTTCAGGGTGCGGGCTCACGACACCCAGGTCCCCAGCGACACTTGGAACCTCGAAGACCTCATGCCCAGCTTCTGCGGGTGGGCTGTGTCCTGGGCACATGCCAAGTGCAGAATCTCAGTCACCGCTTGTGGCAGCTGGTCCGGCCAAGTGGCCGGCGAGACTCAGCTCCTGTGGATCCCAGCAGCCCCCACAGTTATGGCTGA